The Deltaproteobacteria bacterium genomic interval TGGAACATTTTTGCGGTCACCTTTACCAACAAAGCCGCCGGGGAAATGAAAGAGCGCATTGGACATCTACTCGGCTCACGAGCGGATGATGTCTGGATTTCCACCTTTCATTCTTCGGGTGTAAAAATCTTGAGGAGGCATGCCGAAAAAATCGGGCTGGGGCCCTATTTCACTATCTTTGACGATAGCGATCAAATGACTCTCATCAAAGAGGCCTTGGAAACACTCAATATCAATCCGAAGATTTATAGCCCGCGCAGTGTTCAGGCAAAAATAAACAATGCGAAAAATGAACTTATCTCGCCTGAAAACTATAGCAAAAAATATAATGATTTTTTTGATGAAAAGGTCGCCCAGGTTTACAGCTGGTATGAAGAAAAGTTGCGCAAAAATAATTCCGTCGATTTTGGAGACCTACTCTTATTGCCCGTCCGACTTTTTGAACAACATCCCGAGATTTTAAAACTGTATCAAGATCGTTTTCGCTATCTTCTGGTGGATGAATACCAAGACACCAACCATGCCCAATACCGTCTCATCAAACTGCTTGCACAAGCTCATCATAATTTATGTGTCGTGGGAGATGACGATCAATCCATCTACCGCTGGCGGGGGGCGGATATTAAAAATATTCTGGATTTCGAGCTCGATTTTAAAGATGCCACGGTCATCAAGCTGGAACAGAATTATCGCTCCACTCAAACGATTCTCAAAGCCGCTCATGCAGTGGTCAACCAAATTGAGGGAAGACGCCCCAAACAGCTTTGGACCGAAAATGACGAAGGTGAAAAAATTACGCTCTTCACTTCTAAAAGTGAAAAAGGGGAAGCGTCATTTGTAGTCCAGAAAATTAAGGAGACTAGTGAAAGAGAAAATATTTCTCTCAATCAATTCGCCCTCTTTTACAGAACCAATGCACAGTCGCGGGTGTTTGAAGATGAACTGCGCAAGCACAATCTGCCTTATATCATCGTCGGAGGAACCCGCTTTTACGACCGACTCGAAATTAAAGACATGCTGGCTTATTTGTATATCATTTCAAATCCTCAAGATAGTCTTCATCTCAAACGAATTATCAATGTGCCAGGCCGTGGCATCGGAAAAACAAGTATTGAAAAATTGGAGAGCCTTGCGAGCGCACGTGGCCTCAATCTTTTTGACGCACTGTCTTTCCCTCAGGAAGCAGGCATCGCCGGGAAGACTGCTCAGGAAGTTTTGAAATTTTTGGAATTATTAAAAACTTTAAGAACAAGCTTAGAAGATCAGAATCTGTCATCTCGATCCGCAACGCCGGAGAGAGATCCCGTTGGTCTTCCACTTGCATCCACTGGATCTCTCGCTTCACTCGAGATGACAAACAATAAAAAACTTTCAGAATGGGTAAAGAGTTTAATGGAAGCTACAGGCTATATTGCAGAACTCAAAGCCGAGAAAACCATTGAAGCCGAAAGTCGTCTCGAAAATTTACAAGAACTTTTGAGCGTAGTCGCCGATTTTGAAATTTCTAATCCTCAAGGAACACTCAGTCACTTTTTGGAACAAATCACCCTCGCTTCTGATCTGGATAAAATGGAAGACGGCAAAGGCGTGCTCCCCTTGATGACTCTGCATTTGGCAAAAGGACTGGAATTTAATTATGTCTTTTTAGTGGGCCTGGAAGAAGGTCTATTTCCTCACACGCGCTCCTTTGAAAGCCCCGAAGAAATGAATGAAGAACGCCGGCTGATGTATGTAGGGATGACCCGAGCCAAAAAAGAATTATTTATGAGTCATGCTCAAACACGACTTTTGTATGGAAGGGAACAGTGGAATCTCCCCTCACGATTTTTGGAAGACGTCCCCAAAAACTTACTCCATCTTCAAGAGGAACAGGCTACGTCTTCAAGAAGTGGAATGGGGAATCATACGGTGGACAACAGCTCATCCGCTTCCGCTACCAATAGTGACAATCCTTACCAAGTCGGACGAAAGGTAAAACACCCTATTTTTGGTTTTGGGACTATTAAAGTTTTTGAGGGAAATGTCAGTGATGCCAAGCTGACGGTGTTGTTTCAAAATGGGGAGTTGAAGCGATTACTGGTGAAGTATGCGAATTTGCAGTTGATGTAGAAAGATTTGTTATTTTTCAACCACTGTCGACTAGAAGTCGACAGACTCCACTTGGATTAGAAATCCCCTCCCCCTTGAGGGGGGAGGGTTAGGGAGGGGGTGACATTTGATTCAATTTGATTCCACCAATATCACCCTCACCCTGCCCTCTCCCCTCGAGGGAGAGGGGAAGAATTAGTTTGTCAATAACGCTCAATGATACCCCCCTCCCCCCATATTCTCTGTCCCTACTTCGGCACCTGCGGTGGCTGCAGTTACCAGCATTTGCCCTATGCAGAAGAACTTCGCTTCAAAGAAGAAGAACTGAAAGCTCTTTTTTTGAAAGAAGATTTTCAAATTACCGAGTCTACCTTTCTACCGATTCTTCCCTCGCCCAAAGAATATCACTACCGTCATCGACTCGACATCAGCCTGAGAAAAGACAAAAGACGAGAATACTTTTTCGGATTTGTTAGCGAAGCCCCCAAAAGAATATTAGCGATTGAAAGCTGTGCCATTGCGATGGAACAACTTTCAGACTTCATTCCTCAGCTACGAGAAGCAGCTATTGCCAGACTTCCCGCCAATTACAAGATTGCCAGCATCGTGGCAAAAGTGAGTGAAGAGGGTAAAATTTATTGGGGAGGCATTGGAAGAAAATCACTCGTTCAAAAACCGGAAGATTATCTCTTTACTGAAGTTGAAGGACAAAAAATCTATTTTTCTCTCTCCACTTTTTTTCAGGCCAATTTTTCCATTTTGAGTCCTCTCTATAAAAAACTTTTAGAATTGCAAAATTGGAATTCCGAAACCCTTTTTCTGGATTTATATGGCGGCGTAGGGCTTTTTTCTATTTTAATGGCCAGGCATATCAAAGAGGTTTGGATGATTGAAGAACATCCCTATTCCATTGGGCTGGCGAAATATAATCAGGAACAGCATCAGATGAAGAGCTGGAAAATAATTGAAGGCCGTGTAGAAGATTTACTTGAAAATTTATTACAGAAAGCAGATTTAACTAATACAGTGGCTTTGGTAGACCCCCCTCGAAAGGGGCTTCATGAGCAGGCCGCAAATTGCCTGGCTCAATCGAGCTTGAAAACCCTGTTTTATCTTTCTTGTCATCCTGTGAGCCTCATTCGAGATCTAAAAATCTTGATTCAGGCAGGATGGCAGATAGACAAAATTTTTCCCTGTGATTTTTTTCCAAAGACCCATCATTTGGAAACCTTGGTAAAGTTGGAGAGATGGCAGAGTGGTTGATTGCACCGGTCTTGAAAACCGGCGTGCCTGAAAAGGTACCGAGGGTTCGAATCCCTCTCTCTCCGTATGTTACAGATTGTCAGCGAAAACAAAGCCGTTACTCCCGAATATGAAAAAGCCCTGGATACCTTTATTCAGGCTGCCGGAAAAATATCGGCCAATATGCTGGGGATGGTGAGTAAGGTGGGAGGGCAAATTTATGCCCTGCTTTTTCTTTCTTCCAAACCCCTTTCACTGGATGAGATTGCAGACCATCTCAAGACCAGCAAATCGAATGTGAGCATCAACATTCGTTTGTTAGAAAAATGTAAGCTGGTTCAAAAAGTTTGGGTGAAAGGCACTCGCAAAGATTATTACGAGGCCAAGAGGGAATATCCCAAACAAGTGTTCCGAGATTTTTTTGATCGCTTGCGAACCGGGGTGGATGAAAGCATTCGCATTATCAATAAGTGTAAAAACCTTTTTCAGAAAATAGAGAATAGCAAAGCAACAGCTCCCGAAGACTTGAGTTTTCTATTGAACCAACTAAAAATTCTTTCCACCTTTTACGAAGGCGCCAGCCGGGTGTTTGAGAATTTTTATCAAGGGAAGTCCGTGGACATTGAGCTCATCCGCAAAATCATTTTTGAGGATTAGTAACTTAGATAATCTCTAAAGAAACCCTTGGCCTTGCTTTCCTTTCCATCCACCAAGGTAAGCTCCCAAGTATAGGGTTCCAGATCTTTGCTTTCAGGAAAAAAAATAATAGGAGCTGGCCAATGTTTGATATAAAAACGAATAGTAAGGTGTATGTTTGCCTTTTCCGAAACCGGAGAAAGGGCTTTTCTTTTCTGCAACCAAGGGCTCGAATGAACTTCTGCAACTACCTGGGCCGTGTAATCTTCTTTCCCATCCTGTTTCCAATTGAAAAATTGAATATCAACTCCGCTGATCCAGTCTGGATATTGTTTTTTCTCTTGTTCTTTGCGAAAACCGACTTCCGGGGTTTCAACGAGGTGAAAAATCTGCTGGGCAAGTTCTGGACTTTCTAAAATAACCCTTTCAGAAAATTTCTTTCCACTTTCCTGATAAGCATTTCCTAAAAAATTACAACCGGATATAAATAGAGCCACTAAAAAGAAGGAAAGAAAACTATAAGATTTTATTTTGCAATGCTTATAGTAGAGGTTGTCCATTTGTACACTCCATCCTAGATATAAAAAAAAGTTAAAAAAAATGCCCCGATAAATCGAGGCATTTTTATTAAGGCAAAAAGGGAATTACTGCTCAACCACATTAAACTCCGAACGCCTGTTCTGCGCACGACCTGCTTCAGTTTTGTTATCTGCAATAGGACGGGTTTTACCGTATCCAACCGCTTCAAGA includes:
- a CDS encoding UvrD-helicase domain-containing protein, translating into MNSQSLVAKLNPPQQEAVLHTEGPLLVFAGAGSGKTRVLTHRIAYLIQEKGVSPWNIFAVTFTNKAAGEMKERIGHLLGSRADDVWISTFHSSGVKILRRHAEKIGLGPYFTIFDDSDQMTLIKEALETLNINPKIYSPRSVQAKINNAKNELISPENYSKKYNDFFDEKVAQVYSWYEEKLRKNNSVDFGDLLLLPVRLFEQHPEILKLYQDRFRYLLVDEYQDTNHAQYRLIKLLAQAHHNLCVVGDDDQSIYRWRGADIKNILDFELDFKDATVIKLEQNYRSTQTILKAAHAVVNQIEGRRPKQLWTENDEGEKITLFTSKSEKGEASFVVQKIKETSERENISLNQFALFYRTNAQSRVFEDELRKHNLPYIIVGGTRFYDRLEIKDMLAYLYIISNPQDSLHLKRIINVPGRGIGKTSIEKLESLASARGLNLFDALSFPQEAGIAGKTAQEVLKFLELLKTLRTSLEDQNLSSRSATPERDPVGLPLASTGSLASLEMTNNKKLSEWVKSLMEATGYIAELKAEKTIEAESRLENLQELLSVVADFEISNPQGTLSHFLEQITLASDLDKMEDGKGVLPLMTLHLAKGLEFNYVFLVGLEEGLFPHTRSFESPEEMNEERRLMYVGMTRAKKELFMSHAQTRLLYGREQWNLPSRFLEDVPKNLLHLQEEQATSSRSGMGNHTVDNSSSASATNSDNPYQVGRKVKHPIFGFGTIKVFEGNVSDAKLTVLFQNGELKRLLVKYANLQLM
- a CDS encoding class I SAM-dependent RNA methyltransferase; this encodes MIPPSPHILCPYFGTCGGCSYQHLPYAEELRFKEEELKALFLKEDFQITESTFLPILPSPKEYHYRHRLDISLRKDKRREYFFGFVSEAPKRILAIESCAIAMEQLSDFIPQLREAAIARLPANYKIASIVAKVSEEGKIYWGGIGRKSLVQKPEDYLFTEVEGQKIYFSLSTFFQANFSILSPLYKKLLELQNWNSETLFLDLYGGVGLFSILMARHIKEVWMIEEHPYSIGLAKYNQEQHQMKSWKIIEGRVEDLLENLLQKADLTNTVALVDPPRKGLHEQAANCLAQSSLKTLFYLSCHPVSLIRDLKILIQAGWQIDKIFPCDFFPKTHHLETLVKLERWQSG
- a CDS encoding ArsR family transcriptional regulator, producing MLQIVSENKAVTPEYEKALDTFIQAAGKISANMLGMVSKVGGQIYALLFLSSKPLSLDEIADHLKTSKSNVSINIRLLEKCKLVQKVWVKGTRKDYYEAKREYPKQVFRDFFDRLRTGVDESIRIINKCKNLFQKIENSKATAPEDLSFLLNQLKILSTFYEGASRVFENFYQGKSVDIELIRKIIFED